TACGGTTTTTATTATGCATTAACCAATATCTATCTAAACGGTCGAACCCGTTATTAAAACCCCATGTTTTAATAGGTAAGGGATTTGCATACATAAAAATTTTATTTTTATTTTGATCAAAAAAATCTTGGATATAAATATTGCTCTTAATAGGTAGGTCATCTCCACTGATCATACAATATCTGTCATAACCTTTTTTAAAGGCTTGTTCAAATATATATTTCATATTATATATTTGACTTATATGTCCCCAATAGACTTCTATGTTTTTATAACAAAAAATGTTTTGAGCAGTTGGCAAGTGATTTCTATCAAAATTAGCTTTTTTATCTATTTGAACATAAATATCAAAATCAGGACTTAAATGATTAATTAACATAGTTAATTGTTGCGGATTATGATGAGCTAAAATTAAAATAGCAACGGAATTTTTGGACATTTTATTTATTTTTTAGACAATATAACTTACAGGTTAAAGAAAATAAAAAATTTTGATTTGAAAACCATCTAAATAAATCCTTTTTTTTGTCATCCGTTTGGTATGGAATAGGGTATAAGTTTTGTGTTTTAAGTTTATTAAATATGTCTTTTTTTATTTTATAATCGTCAATATCCGTTAGTACGCGAAGTAACATAGTAGATATCAATGCACAAGTTCTTTTTTTTATGGGAATGTATGCTATCGATTTTGAAGATATAGTAGTTTCGTTAAATTGATCGATAGATGATAAAACGGTATGAATATCATAAATCATTTTTTTTGTTTTGGCTGCATTATTAGTTCTTGTAATAGATCCTTCTCGTTGTAAAAAATGGGCGACTATTGTATCTATAGCTTCAATTCTAGTAGCTTTATAGACGGCTCTAGTGTTAAATTCTATATCTTCTATATAAACACCTTTCATAAAACGCAAATTTTTATTATTTAAAAACATGCGATTATAAAGTTTATTACAAGCTGAACTCATATAACTAATGTTAGCTAAATACTCTTCTCCTGTTAAGATTTTTTTTAGCGTTGAGCTTTGGCTAATATAAACAGTACTATCTGTTTCACTAATACCTTCTGCTCCGAACTCTAATATATCTAAATTACGTTCTTCAGCTATATCAACAATTAGTTTTAGGCTATTTTTAAGTATATAATCATCTGAATCTACGAATAAAATATAATCCCCGCTAGCTTTTTCAATTCCTGTATTTCTAGCACCACTCAGACCTTGATTTTTTTGCGTAAAAATTTTAATTGATGGATAAATATCCTTTAATTCTTTTAGAATTATAAGGCTGTTGTCAGTAGATCCATCATTAACCGTAATGACTTCATATTCATTTGTTTCTATATCTTGATTAAATAAGCTATCTAAACATTTTTTTAAATAATCTTGGACATTATATACAGGTACAATAATTGAAAGTTTCATGTTTTTATTTTTATCGAAATTCATAATAGTAGAACATAAGGTAAGTGAAGCTATAATAGATTAATAAAATTAGGCCAATTTTTTTAAATTGGTGTTCCCAAAATATTTTTTTGAATAATGGGTATCCAACAACTAAAGCCATTAAAAACCAAGATAAATAAGCAAATCGATTAGAAAAATTTGCACGTATTACCATAATCCAAAAAGCATTCGAAATAATATATGTGTGTAAAATATGTTTGTAAATTACATCGTTAAAACCTTTTTTGATAACATAAAAATATGCTAAAGCTAGAGGTGCTCCACTATATATAAGAAAGTCAAATCTGAAACCAGTAGAACTAAATTGACTAGGGTCTGCTTTGGCTGTTAAATAGCCTGCTAACCGATCATCACCAAAACCTAAGGAAGCAAATAGTTGTACCCAAAAAGCTCCCATCACCAATGATAATATTATACTTAGTCCCCAGAACATAAAGTATTTTTTAGTATCTGTCATAAAGAAAGATGTCACCAAAGCTATTACAGGTAAGGTCATACTTTTATGAAACATTATCGAAAATATTAAAATGATTATCATTTTAATATTATTTCTTTTTATATAAGATAAACCTAAAATAAATATAGAACTTGCCATTCCATTGCGTATGCCGTTTGTGCCATATGCCCAGAAAGAAAAAGAAGCCACTAAAAGTAAAAATGCAAAAAAATAATAGCGTGGAAACCAGGTTTTGACTGCAAGAAATAAGGGGACAACATAAATTATCGCACACAATAAAAAAAACATTTCCACAGTCATTATATTTGAGCATCCCTTTATAAATAATTCAAAGGCGATATCACCATCAGGACTTACTTGCATTCCATGCTTAAACTGCTCAAACGTTCTCGCATAAGTAGCCATATCAACGAAATAAATACCGCTAATAGGTCGAAACCCCATGTACGCTAAAATGAACGTTAGTAATATAAAAGATAGATTTCGATTATAATTATAAGTTTTTTGTTCGTAACCACTTAAAACTAAAGTATGAAGGTAAGTTATCACACAAGTTAAAAAGATTATTTGATAAAAATAAAAGGAGTAATATTCTAATGGTATAAAGTCGAACATAATTCTGTTGTATTTAAGCTTTAGTCAAATATTGTTTTGAAACATACTCTAAATCAAATTTTTCTAATAATTTAGAATTTAGTTCTCTATGAGGTTTTATTTTTTGAATGTTTAAAGTTTCCTCTAATGCAATAGCCAGTTGTTTTTCTTCCTCCATATAGTTAGTGCTTTTTGGAAAGCCTAAAAACCCTTTATATAAATTAGGTGTTATTATTCCTGCTTCTACCGTAATATTATTGGTGCTTTTCGTGTGATTTTCTAAACTCATTAGTTCCATTATACCTTCTGTACAGTTCGAACTAACAACCATTGTGTTTAATGCAATTGCTTCTACAATTACATTAGGAGTACCCTCATAATATGAAGATAAAACTAAGGCATCTGCTTTTTTTAAGTATTTATAGGGGTTGCTTTTTCTTCCCAAAAAATAAATATGTGATTCTATATTATATTTTGTTATTAAGTTTTTTATGTATTCTAGTACTTTGGGGTCACCGTCACCGATAAATATTAAATTCACATTTTTTTTATTTTTTAGGAGCAAATTAAATGCATTAATAATATGCCAGGGTGACTTTTGAAAAGAAATTCTGCCAATAAAAACAATGTTTTGATACTCTGCGCTAAATAGTTTTTTTTCATCAGGTAAATCAATAGTTTCTTCGGCTAATCTTCGAATGTCTATAACATCATGAGGATTATAGATAACCTCTAAATTTTCACGGAATTTATAATTACAATTGGTAATAAGGTCTTTTTTTATTGCAGCACTAATGCAAACAACCTTATCTAGGTTTTTGTAAACAGTTCTGTAAGAGGTTTTTATTAGTTTTGTGAATATGCTTTTACTATTAAGCTCAACACTTTTTAAAGCATGGATACTTCCTATTTTATAATCATTCGTTTTTGTTAATGAAGAAAAAATATTAGCCATATCCCCAAAAGCTATGCTATATGTTATTTTTTCTTTTTTTATAATTTTTCTTAGTTTAAATGGTGCAGAAAGATAAAACGTTATTCTTTTTGTTAATGATAATTCAGAAAGGTCTTTATTCAAAAGCGCATATTCATCATTATTAAAATTAATGATATCTGACTTCAATCCAAAAAACTTAACAACTTTGATTTGATGTCCAGTGCTTTTATAATAATTATAAAAATGTAAAGCTAAACGCTCCATTCCTCCAACACTACCATAGGGAATTATTAATAATATACGTTTCATTTTATTAGTGATTTAAATAGAGTATTCCATTGGTCTAATATAATTGTTGGGCTGAATTTTAAAGCGTCATCTATGGCTTGTCTTCCCATTAACTTTCTTAGATCTTTTTTTTCTATAAGTCGAGATATAGCTTCAGAAAAATCTTGTATATTTCCGTTTTTTATCAGAAAACCGTTCTTATTATGATTAATAATATCCGATGGACCGTAGGGACAATCAAAAGAAACACATGGTACACCATGTAGCATTGCTTCTGTTAAAACCATTCCAAAGCCTTCAAATCGTGAAGAAAGGACAAAGATAGATGCTTTTTGGTAAACTTGACTTATATCTTTTACGGGATCAAAAAATTTAACGGATGAATTTATATTATAATTATTTGTTATTTCATCTAATTTTAAAGAAGTATCTTTTTTACCATAAATATGTAATTCCCAATCTGGATAGGATAAGGCTAGTTTCTGCCATATAAGTAATAATCTATCATATCCCTTTTGAAAACTCTGCCTACCGACAGCTAATACAATGTTTTTATCTAAATTACTTTTGACGACCTCTTTTTTAAATGATAAAGGATTGCTAATAACCATGATGTTTTTTAACGGCCATTCTCTTAGATTTCCCTCTGTTAAAACAACAAATTTATCATATCTTCTACCTCCAAAATACATTAAATTAAATATGATCTTATTCTTTAACCAAATTAAAACATTAAAATTATCTGTTGTATTTTGAATTTCTTTTGATACATGTCTTTCATAAATCATAGGGCAAGGTTTTCTTAAAATTAATGGTAAAAAAAAACCTTTTAAACCGTCATCACAAACACAAATAATATCAGGATTGATTAACTTAACTTTATGTTTTAGCTCTTTAATATACTTATATATATATATCAATGGATTTCCATACACTAAAACATCGTGATGAGTTATACTATTTCCAAAATCATAGAAAAGTTCTGTTTTACCTTGGTTTAAGGTAATTATGTGCACATCATATCCGTAATTTTCTGCCAATAAACGTGCTTTTATGGATAGGACTCTTTCTAGACCGGCTGCACCGCAAATTTGATTTGTTATGTATAGTAGTTTAATTTTCGATAGCATCTTCTAAGAAAGTTTTAGAGCTGTTTATTAAATTATTTAGATATTTGTTTACCACACTATAGTTAATAGAGTTAAGTTCATGGTTCTCTATCATATCCGTATCTAAAATTAAAAGATTATTTAATTTTATAGAGTCTAATAAGTCTCTCATTCTAGTATTTATATTAGATGTTCTATTAAATACTACAAAATCTTTTTCAAAAATAATAGAGAAGGCAACTGCGTGAAAGCTATTAGATATTACAAATTTAGCGTCTTTTATCAAATTTAAAAAAGAGCTTGGACCTTTATGCCAAAAGTTTTTATCTGCATATTTAATATTTTCATTAACAGATATTATTTTCCAACCTGTTTTTTGTCGGACTCTCTCAGCCATCTCTTTTATTGAAGGGTTAGAATCAAAATCATAAATAAATATGTAATCTTCTTTTATTTTTAAATTATTTTCAAGTTTAAACCATTCTTGTTTATTTAATAAAAAGACAGGATCAAGAACTTGTGTAACGTTTTTTATTTCTAAGTCTTCAAGAATAGTTTTACCAGATGATTCCCTTACTGAAATATGATGTAAGTTTGATATGTTTGTTTTTACAAATTCTTTTATATTATCTTCCAGTTTCTCGATAGCGAAACTGGCTGCATAGGATATTTTTAATTTATTTTGAGGCACAAAATTTAAATAAAAAGCAGGATCCTTTCCGTTTTGAAAAAAGGAATTCCATATTTGGTCACTTCCACAAATGTAGATGTCTGCTTCAGGAAGATTTCGTTTCAACTCCTCATTGGTTCTATATAATGACTTGGTTGATTTGATATGTTTTGCTGAGAAATTATCAAAATTCTTTTTTCTTCTTAAGAATCGTAACCTTTGGGGTAATTTGATAATGATATACATTATTTTGGTAAGAAGATACTTTTCAAATTTTTTATTACCGATATACCAAAAATTGTATCGGTCGCATAAATATGCAGGTTTATAATGAATAGTTTCAGTATTATGGCCTAATTTTTCTAAATAGGCAAGTAGGGCATATTCTTGTAAACTAGCCCCGTAATTGTAGACTTCGTGACATGTTATTGTTTTTATATTCATAATTAATTGGTTATGGTGTTAATTCAGTAAAAGAGATATTTTCTCCAAGGAATCTTCTTTATCTGTATTTTCTTTGATAGATAAATTGTTTACGATAAAATCGGTAAACTCTTTGTTTTCTATATAAGTTTCAATGGCTTTTGCTATAGAATTTGAATTCATATCACATATTAAACCAGTTTTTTCATTGTTAATAATGGTATATGCTGTTGGAAAGTTTGTTGTCACAATAGGTTTGTTTAATATAGCAGCCTCAATAACAGTTAACCCTAATCCTTCAAACAAAGATGTTTGGACATAAATATTGCAAGATTTTATATATGGGTAAGGGTTTTCTTTATATCCTAATAAAATTAAATTATTTTTAAGTTGTTTTTTTTCTATTAAGCGCTCTAATTCATTTCTCTTTGGACCTTCACCAATAATATACCACTTAATATTTCTGCCTTTTTTTATTAATATTTCAAGTGCTTCAATTGCAAGGTGCCAACCTTTTTGCTCAGCTAAACGGCCTACCGAACAAATATTTATAAGGTTATCATTGGGAATTAGTCCCTGGTGTTCTGAACTCAATTTATTCACAATATCTACGTCCGTAATATCTTTAATAACAGTTGTTTTTATGGTATGATTAATTTTTTTTAGTTCTGATACAAATGATTCATTACATTCATCCGAAACGGTTACTACCGTATTAAACACCTGATATTTGTTTAAATCAAATTTAATGTTGTACCCTGCTTTTTGATAATCTATATTTAGCCAGGCAAACTTTTTATCTGCTTTTACTTTTTCAGCAGTATAATAAGTAGCAAAACCTTGATTGTATGCTACAGCAATATCATACACTTTATCTAATTTTTTAATTTGTTTTCCAAAAGTTTTCCAATGTAATTGTGCGATATGATGTTTATTCTTTTTATTTAATGTTTTTCTAATTTTAAAAAGCAATCTTAAATAAAACATAGTTAATGGATTCACTTCAGAGTAAATATTAATAACATTAATATTTACATTTTTCGGAACAAATTTTTGAAAAGCTGAATTATCTATGTTAACTATTAGATCTATATTATAAGTTTCACAATCTATATTTTGTAATAATGTAACAAGGCTTTTTTCCGCGCCTCCACATTGTAAGGACTCAATTATAAACGCAATTTTTTTCATAATTATTTTTTTCTTATAACAGTTATTTGTGATATTTTTGGATAAAGTTTTGATTATTAGAATAGAAATCGGCTATTCTATATTTAACAACTTTTACATCCCAATCCCACCAAGCTATTCTATTTAATTTTTTTATATCTTCGGTAGAGTGTTTTAATTTAATAACCCTAGCAGGACTGCCTAAAGCTATAGCATAATCAGGAATATTTTTTGTTACCACGGAGTTAGCTCCAATAGTTACTCCGTTTCCAATAGTTACTCCTGGCATTATAAGAGAGCCCATACCTATCCAAACATCATTACCGATGATTATACCTTCTTTTTGTTTTATTTTATTAATAATTTCATGAGCTATTCCTGAATTAGACTGTAGTAATTCTTCTTTGAATAAATTATTAGCAAGTGGGAAGTTTGTGATATGAGAAGAGTTATGATGTCCTTCATCAACAATAAACCTCACATTATTTGCTATGCTACAGAATTTACCGATTATTAAAGGAGCGTCTGTCCATCTCCAAACTAAGGCACCATTATCATATGTCTTATATCCTATTTGGGAGAATTTATCATTTTTTAAAAATATATAATCATGTATGTTTAATGCTTGGTCATAATCAATACCAAGGATATTCCATATGAGCTTTCTAATTTTTCTTTTCATTAATTATTTTTTTATTTTGGCGAGTATTCCTGAAAACAGGTCTTTTTCATAGGTAATGGTACCAAATTTATACATTAAAATTATAAAGACTATTGAGTAAAAACTAGCTTTTATTATAAAATTAATCCACCCATCACCTGGGATATAGTTAATTAAATAACCTACAGTTAGTATGAATAGAAAAGTAATTAATATCTTACTAAATAATTCTCTAAAAAAACGTAATATGTCGAGTTTTAATACTCTATGATAAAATACATTCATGATATTTTGAGCGATAAACCATCCGATAACAGTTCCCCCAATCATTCCTATTGCTCCATGTTGTTTTGCTAAGAAAAACCCTAAAAGTGTTCCGAATGCTAAAAAAATCAAATAAACTATAGCCTTAAAAGCAACCTTATTTTGAGCCTCTATTAATGGGCCTGTAAACCCTTGAACTAGTGGTATTGTATATACAACCATAATGATTAAAGCAATAATATATGAATCATAGTATGATTCACCAACCCATAGAAAAACAAATTGTTTGCCATATAAGTAAAAAGCACCCAAAACATACATTAATACTATAAATGATACTCGGCCTATCTTTATCATTGTATCTGTAAGCTCTGCTGGCGATGCATTATTTACAATCATTTGAGTTGCCCTTGGAAGAAACACACCTGTTATAGCAGACGAAAATGCGCCATAATAACTACCTAAAGTTAAACCTATGGCATATACTGCTAGCACTTCGGTATTAGAAAAATTACCTAGAACGATTTGTCCTGATTTCCATTGAAATTGAGCAACTATACCATAAACAAAAATCCAAATTGAGTAGCTGAATATTTTCTTTAAAAAAGCTGAGCTGAAGTAATGTAATTTTATTTTTACTTTTAATTTGAAAAAAACAAAGTATGCTTCAGTTAACATGAATAAAATATTGAATACGGTATCAATAATTACTAAAGCAATCGCTTTGCCACCCACTAGCAATATTGCAACAACAACAATAGTTCTTAATAGGTATCTTATTATATTAATTGATTTGGGAAAAACAAAGTTTTCATATCCATAACATATAGCTACAAAGCTTCCTCCAGGCAATCCTATAGCTAAATTAAAGATTAACAGTATAAATATAGTTTTAGATATATTTATTTCTTCCGAATTCATTTTAGTAAAGTAGCTATCGATATGTCCATAAAAAATGAAGCCAATAATAGTAATGACAATAGAAATAGCAATATAGATGAGCATTGTTGTAGCTAAAAAATTTTCTTCAGATCTTCGGTCCTTTTCTGCCTTGTATTTAGCAACAAAACGTATTATAGTATTATTTAACCCTAAATCTAAAACAGAAATAGTACCGACTAAGGCTCCGATAGCTGTATAAATACCATACTCAGATTTACCAAGGTGATTTAGTATAAACGGAGTTATAAATAAACCTACTATATTTGTTAAAAACACAGTTATATAATTTAGTAATGCACCTTTTTTTATTTGACTCAAAATTATTGGTTATTATAGTTTATAAACGTTTACTTATATTTTTATTTAGCACAGACTTAACATCATATATTACACCTTTTGTCTTTAATAATATTGTAGTATCTAGAAGTAAAAACTCTTTATGAGCTACAGTTAAGACAATTGTATCAAATTTTTCATTAGGTAATGTATAGTTAGTATTTAATCCATATTCATGATTTACTTCTTTTGGGTTTGCCCAAGGATCATAAATAGTAATATTAGCTCCATAACTTTGTAATTCTTTAACGACACCAACAGATTTGCTATTTCTAACATCAGGACAGTTTTCTTTAAATGTAATACCTAACATCAATATACTAGCATGTTTAATATGAATGTCGTTTTTGATCATTAGTTTTACAACTTCGGATGCTACGTATTGTCCCATGCCATCGTTTACACGACGCCCCGCTAAAATAATTTCAGGATGATAACCTACTTCTTGCGCTTTTTGAGCTAAATAATAGGGGTCGACACCAATACAGTGTCCGCCAACCAAACCTGGTTTAAAAGGTAAAAAGTTCCATTTGGTACCAGCAGCTTCTAAAACGGCATGGGTATCAATATCCATAAGGTTGAATATTTTAGCTAGCTCGTTTACAAAAGCAATATTGATATCGCGTTGTGAGTTCTCAATAACTTTTGCAGCTTCGGCTACTTTAATAGTAGGAGCGAGGTGCGTACCTGCCGTAATGATACTTGCGTACAAGTCATCTACTTTTTTACCTATTTCTGGAGTAGAACCGGCAGTTACTTTTAAAATTTTATCTATAGTGTGTAATTTATCACCTGGATTGATACGTTCTGGAGAATAGCCAGCGAAAAAGTCTTCGTTGAATTTTAAACCACTTATTTTTTCTAGAATAGGAACACATTCATCTTCAGTTACACCTGGGTATACAGTAGATTCATATATCACGATATCTCCTTTTTTAAGGACCTTGGCAACAGTTTTACTCGATTTGTACAATGGTGTTAAATCGGGTCTATTATTTTTATCAATAGGGGTTGGTACTGTAATAATGTAATAGTTACAGTCTCTAATATCATCTAAATTAGAAGAACAAATTAAGCCATTTTGATCGTTTTGAGACGTTTTTAAAACGGATTTCAACACCTCTTCTTCAACTTCTAAGGTAGAGTCAACACCTTTAGACAGCTCGTCTATTCTACTTTGATTAATATCGAAACCAACAATATTAAACTTCGTAGCAAACAATCTTGCTAAAGGTAAACCTACATATCCTAAACCTATTACAGCTATTTTGTCTTTGTTCATAGTAATTTATTGTCCTATTGAATAATAGTCGAATCCTATCTGTTCCATTTCAGTTTTATCTAAAATGTTTCTACCATCAAAAATGAAGGCCGGTTTTTTCATGTTGCTGTAGATTGTTTTCCAATCGTAGGTTTTAAACTCGTCCCATTCTGTCATAATAGCAATAGCGTGGGCATCGTTTGCAGCGTCGTAAGCAGAATCTACGCTTATAGCGCCTGATTCATTTTCTGCTTCGCTTCGTGTGTTTAAATAATTTAAATCGGTTTGTACTTTAGTATGCGGTACTTTGGGATCGAAAACCGTAATGTTGGCTTGTTCGTTTAATAAATGATCTGCCACATAAATAGCCGCAGATTCACGGGTATCGTTTGTATCCTTTTTAAAAGCCCAACCTAAAAGCGCTATTTTTTTCCCGGAAACGGTATTGTAAAGTGTTTTTATTAAGCGATCGGAAAAACGTCTTTTTTGGTGATCGTTCATGCTAATGACTTTTTCCCAATAATCGGCAACTTCAGTTAAACTATAACTTCGAGCAATATAAACGAGGTTTAAAATGTCTTTTTGAAAGCATGACCCTCCAAAACCAACAGAAGCTTTAAGGAATTTTGATCCAATTCTAGAATCCATTCCAATGGCTTTGGCTACTTCGTTAACATTAGCACCTGTAAGCTCGCATAATTCTGAAATTGAATTAATAGACGATATACGTTGTGCTAAAAAAGCGTTTGCGGTAAGTTTAGATAACTCCGACGACCATAAATTGGTGCGTAAAATTCTATCGTCTGCCACCCAACTGCTATAAATATGAGCTAAGGCTTCAATAGCTTCTTCAGATTCTCCTCCAATTAAAACACGGTCTGGATTTAATAAATCTTCTACAGCTGTACCTTCCGCTAAAAACTCAGGGTTAGATAGAATGTAAAAATTTATATCTTTACCTGTATTGTGTAAAATACTTTTAATAGCCTCGGCTGTTCTCACTGGTAAAGTCGATTTTTCAACAACTATTTTATCAGTTTTAGCAACATCGGCAATATTACGGGCACATAATTCAATGTATTTTAAATCGGCTGCCATACCTTTTCCTTTTCCGTAGGTTTTAGTAGGCGTGTTTACAGATATAAAAATCATTTCAGCTTCATCAATAGCTTTATCGATATCTGTAGAGAAAAATAAATTTTCCCCCCGCGTTTCTTTTACAATATCGGCTAATCCTGGCTCGTAAATTGGAAGCTTAGAGACATCAGTATCGTTCCAAGCA
The window above is part of the Algibacter sp. L3A6 genome. Proteins encoded here:
- a CDS encoding glycosyltransferase family 4 protein; its protein translation is MLSKIKLLYITNQICGAAGLERVLSIKARLLAENYGYDVHIITLNQGKTELFYDFGNSITHHDVLVYGNPLIYIYKYIKELKHKVKLINPDIICVCDDGLKGFFLPLILRKPCPMIYERHVSKEIQNTTDNFNVLIWLKNKIIFNLMYFGGRRYDKFVVLTEGNLREWPLKNIMVISNPLSFKKEVVKSNLDKNIVLAVGRQSFQKGYDRLLLIWQKLALSYPDWELHIYGKKDTSLKLDEITNNYNINSSVKFFDPVKDISQVYQKASIFVLSSRFEGFGMVLTEAMLHGVPCVSFDCPYGPSDIINHNKNGFLIKNGNIQDFSEAISRLIEKKDLRKLMGRQAIDDALKFSPTIILDQWNTLFKSLIK
- a CDS encoding glycosyltransferase, with product MKLSIIVPVYNVQDYLKKCLDSLFNQDIETNEYEVITVNDGSTDNSLIILKELKDIYPSIKIFTQKNQGLSGARNTGIEKASGDYILFVDSDDYILKNSLKLIVDIAEERNLDILEFGAEGISETDSTVYISQSSTLKKILTGEEYLANISYMSSACNKLYNRMFLNNKNLRFMKGVYIEDIEFNTRAVYKATRIEAIDTIVAHFLQREGSITRTNNAAKTKKMIYDIHTVLSSIDQFNETTISSKSIAYIPIKKRTCALISTMLLRVLTDIDDYKIKKDIFNKLKTQNLYPIPYQTDDKKKDLFRWFSNQNFLFSLTCKLYCLKNK
- a CDS encoding CatB-related O-acetyltransferase, whose product is MKRKIRKLIWNILGIDYDQALNIHDYIFLKNDKFSQIGYKTYDNGALVWRWTDAPLIIGKFCSIANNVRFIVDEGHHNSSHITNFPLANNLFKEELLQSNSGIAHEIINKIKQKEGIIIGNDVWIGMGSLIMPGVTIGNGVTIGANSVVTKNIPDYAIALGSPARVIKLKHSTEDIKKLNRIAWWDWDVKVVKYRIADFYSNNQNFIQKYHK
- a CDS encoding EpsG family protein; this encodes MFDFIPLEYYSFYFYQIIFLTCVITYLHTLVLSGYEQKTYNYNRNLSFILLTFILAYMGFRPISGIYFVDMATYARTFEQFKHGMQVSPDGDIAFELFIKGCSNIMTVEMFFLLCAIIYVVPLFLAVKTWFPRYYFFAFLLLVASFSFWAYGTNGIRNGMASSIFILGLSYIKRNNIKMIIILIFSIMFHKSMTLPVIALVTSFFMTDTKKYFMFWGLSIILSLVMGAFWVQLFASLGFGDDRLAGYLTAKADPSQFSSTGFRFDFLIYSGAPLALAYFYVIKKGFNDVIYKHILHTYIISNAFWIMVIRANFSNRFAYLSWFLMALVVGYPLFKKIFWEHQFKKIGLILLIYYSFTYLMFYYYEFR
- a CDS encoding lipopolysaccharide biosynthesis protein; translated protein: MSQIKKGALLNYITVFLTNIVGLFITPFILNHLGKSEYGIYTAIGALVGTISVLDLGLNNTIIRFVAKYKAEKDRRSEENFLATTMLIYIAISIVITIIGFIFYGHIDSYFTKMNSEEINISKTIFILLIFNLAIGLPGGSFVAICYGYENFVFPKSINIIRYLLRTIVVVAILLVGGKAIALVIIDTVFNILFMLTEAYFVFFKLKVKIKLHYFSSAFLKKIFSYSIWIFVYGIVAQFQWKSGQIVLGNFSNTEVLAVYAIGLTLGSYYGAFSSAITGVFLPRATQMIVNNASPAELTDTMIKIGRVSFIVLMYVLGAFYLYGKQFVFLWVGESYYDSYIIALIIMVVYTIPLVQGFTGPLIEAQNKVAFKAIVYLIFLAFGTLLGFFLAKQHGAIGMIGGTVIGWFIAQNIMNVFYHRVLKLDILRFFRELFSKILITFLFILTVGYLINYIPGDGWINFIIKASFYSIVFIILMYKFGTITYEKDLFSGILAKIKK
- a CDS encoding beta-1,6-N-acetylglucosaminyltransferase — protein: MSKNSVAILILAHHNPQQLTMLINHLSPDFDIYVQIDKKANFDRNHLPTAQNIFCYKNIEVYWGHISQIYNMKYIFEQAFKKGYDRYCMISGDDLPIKSNIYIQDFFDQNKNKIFMYANPLPIKTWGFNNGFDRLDRYWLMHNKNRKFVKITGRLTLFIQRLIGVKKKRYPLDYYAGSNWLNLTHESLDVVFNFLKKNPSFLEKLKYSRATDEIWIQSIIMNSHLKELVINNDLRYIDWETGPNYPKILDNTDLPKIKKSNSLFARKFDSKNTNIELRGFLNTLN
- a CDS encoding glycosyltransferase — encoded protein: MKKIAFIIESLQCGGAEKSLVTLLQNIDCETYNIDLIVNIDNSAFQKFVPKNVNINVINIYSEVNPLTMFYLRLLFKIRKTLNKKNKHHIAQLHWKTFGKQIKKLDKVYDIAVAYNQGFATYYTAEKVKADKKFAWLNIDYQKAGYNIKFDLNKYQVFNTVVTVSDECNESFVSELKKINHTIKTTVIKDITDVDIVNKLSSEHQGLIPNDNLINICSVGRLAEQKGWHLAIEALEILIKKGRNIKWYIIGEGPKRNELERLIEKKQLKNNLILLGYKENPYPYIKSCNIYVQTSLFEGLGLTVIEAAILNKPIVTTNFPTAYTIINNEKTGLICDMNSNSIAKAIETYIENKEFTDFIVNNLSIKENTDKEDSLEKISLLLN
- a CDS encoding glycosyltransferase → MKRILLIIPYGSVGGMERLALHFYNYYKSTGHQIKVVKFFGLKSDIINFNNDEYALLNKDLSELSLTKRITFYLSAPFKLRKIIKKEKITYSIAFGDMANIFSSLTKTNDYKIGSIHALKSVELNSKSIFTKLIKTSYRTVYKNLDKVVCISAAIKKDLITNCNYKFRENLEVIYNPHDVIDIRRLAEETIDLPDEKKLFSAEYQNIVFIGRISFQKSPWHIINAFNLLLKNKKNVNLIFIGDGDPKVLEYIKNLITKYNIESHIYFLGRKSNPYKYLKKADALVLSSYYEGTPNVIVEAIALNTMVVSSNCTEGIMELMSLENHTKSTNNITVEAGIITPNLYKGFLGFPKSTNYMEEEKQLAIALEETLNIQKIKPHRELNSKLLEKFDLEYVSKQYLTKA
- a CDS encoding polysaccharide pyruvyl transferase family protein, which encodes MNIKTITCHEVYNYGASLQEYALLAYLEKLGHNTETIHYKPAYLCDRYNFWYIGNKKFEKYLLTKIMYIIIKLPQRLRFLRRKKNFDNFSAKHIKSTKSLYRTNEELKRNLPEADIYICGSDQIWNSFFQNGKDPAFYLNFVPQNKLKISYAASFAIEKLEDNIKEFVKTNISNLHHISVRESSGKTILEDLEIKNVTQVLDPVFLLNKQEWFKLENNLKIKEDYIFIYDFDSNPSIKEMAERVRQKTGWKIISVNENIKYADKNFWHKGPSSFLNLIKDAKFVISNSFHAVAFSIIFEKDFVVFNRTSNINTRMRDLLDSIKLNNLLILDTDMIENHELNSINYSVVNKYLNNLINSSKTFLEDAIEN